The Tubulanus polymorphus chromosome 6, tnTubPoly1.2, whole genome shotgun sequence genome includes a region encoding these proteins:
- the LOC141907869 gene encoding extended synaptotagmin-2-B-like isoform X4 → MPAAGEAESAGAAAAGAAPVDGRQTQQNTLLLNLLILYFRLVVLLLAVWLLGYFGFSASWVMIGLFVYIFNERYKRKRQLQIEIAHELARDEKKSILARVEDLPSWVYFPDIERAEWVNKMISKMWPYIGEMTTEILIKTVEPKIVESMPGYLKSFKFSKIDLGDIPPRIGGVKCFIDNVKRDEIILDVDLIYMSDADIKVSIRGLQAGIKDIQIRGKLRVEFKPLIPVSPLIGGLRVFFLTNPYVNFNLTNLADALDVPGLSDILRGVICEQIANFLVLPNSIPVSLCDNIDLSRLQHPQPQGVLRINVDKAKDLIKADIALVGKGKSDPYVVLHVGAQTFKTKTVNNSLDPVWEEYFEAIVDQRSGQMLELEVFDEDPGNKDDFLGRGTVDIEAVADKGKMSTWLYLEEVKSGSVRLQLTWLHLSPDVSQLDDTGVETQHHQLSAAILMVKLDNAKSLPRLSFRACIPNRMYNSRIKKRLLAEKPTKPRRSVINLSTAAKTTQRHSQISRKTGEPSPYAVLSVTGNKEAESAVKLNTPDPTWDEHFKFLVNDPNIQNLDVEIKDKKSGESLGKMYVPLKLLLTEPNMTQEQPFVLRDSGANSTVTMRLCMRILTAEKPYEENSEETNEDLIKTSSPTSTPSSSPTTKDAPPPQTDEINGNIEEEVVKSTEAGKTENEPTELRQRSINRKSSFNRWFSKHTSEQTAGSNGLGRIQLTLRYSQQRNRLVVVIHKCINLVPCDDDRLADPYVRIYLLPEKNTIGKKKTQTKKNTLNPVFDETFEFPVNETDLKSCQLDIAVKNSVSVFSMARHEMGQILINLGTTDLTKALTEWFDLEPEQDHNSTSLESSV, encoded by the exons ATGCCTGCAGCGGGAGAAGCGGAGTCTGCaggagctgctgctgctggagCAGCGCCCGTTGATGGTCGTCAAACTCAACAGAATACGCTATTACTAAACTTGTTAATTCTCTATTTTCGCTTGGTGGTTCTCTTATTAGCTGTTTGGTTGTTGGGATATTTCGGATTCAGCGCTAGTTGGGTGATGATAGGATTGttcgtttatattttcaacgaGAGGTATAAACGTAAGCGTCAGTTACAGATTGAGATCGCGCATGAACTCGCTCGTGATGAGAAAAAATCGATTCTCGCTCGGGTCGAGGATTTACCATCCTGG GTTTATTTTCCTGATATTGAACGAGCAGAATGGGTTAACAAG ATGATTTCTAAGATGTGGCCGTATATCGGAGAAATGACCACCGAGatattgattaaaactgtCGAACCTAAGATTGTAGAAAGTATGCCCGGATATCTGAAATCATTCAAGTTTTCCAAAATCGATCTGGGTGACATC CCACCTCGTATTGGAGGagtgaaatgttttattgacAACGTGAAACGTGATGAAATAATTCTCGATGTTGATTTAAT ATACATGAGTGATGCAGATATAAAGGTATCTATTCGAGGTTTACAGGCAGGAATTAAGGACATTCAG atTCGTGGTAAATTACGAGTGGAATTTAAACCATTGATTCCGGTATCTCCTCTGATCGGTGGACTTcgtgttttctttttaacaaATCCC tatGTTAATTTCAATCTGACGAATCTAGCCGATGCGTTAGACGTTCCCGGACTCAGCGATATTCTCAGAGGTGTCATCTGTGAACAGATCGCTAATTTCCTCGTTCTTCCAAACTCGATACCGGTTTCTCTTTGTGATAACATCGATTTAAGCAGACTGCAGCACCCTCAACCGCAG GGAGTTTTACgtataaatgttgataaagcGAAGGACTTGATAAAAGCTGATATCGCGTTGGTCGGTAAAGGAAAATCTGATCCTTACGTAGTTTTACACG TTGGAGCCCAAACTTTCAAGACTAAAACGGTCAACAATTCTCTAGATCcagtttgggaggaatattttgag GCCATCGTCGACCAGCGAAGCGGACAAATGTTGGAATTGGAAGTTTTCGACGAAGATCCCGGAAATAAGGATGATTTCTTGGGCAG GGGTACTGTTGATATTGAAGCTGTTGCTGATAAAGGTAAAATGAGCACT TGGCTGTATCTGGAAGAAGTGAAATCAGGCAGCGTTCGTCTTCAGTTAACGTGGTTACACTTGAGTCCCGATGTTTCGCAACTTGATGAT ACCGGTGTCGAAACTCAACATCATCAACTTTCCGCCGCTATTCTCATGGTGAAATTAGACAACGCTAAATCTTTACCG AGATTGTCTTTTCGAGCTTGCATACCCAATCGTATG TACAATTCGAGAATAAAG AAGCGTCTTCTTGCGGAAAAACCTACGAAACCGCGACGTAGCGTCATCAATCTGTCGACAGCGGCGAAAACTACTCAACGTCATTCACAG ATTTCTCGTAAGACCGGTGAACCGAGTCCGTACGCCGTGTTATCCGTTACCGGAAATAAAGAAGCCGAAAGCGCCGTGAAATTGAATACACCGGATCCGACATGGGACGAACATTTCAAATTCCTCGTCAATGATCCCAATATTCAAAACCTCGACGTAGAG ataaaggaTAAGAAAAGCGGCGAATCATTGGGGAAGATGTACGTTCCTCTGAAACTACTGCTAACTGAACCCAATATGACACAAGAACAGCCGTTCGTACTCAGAGATTCGGGAGCTAATAGCACAGTCACTATGAGATTGTGTATGAGG ATATTGACGGCTGAAAAACCATATGAAGAAAACAGTGAAGAAACGAACGAAGACTTAATCAAAACATCTTCCCCGACATCGACTCCTTCCAGCAGCCCGACGACTAAAGACGCTCCGCCGCCGCAAACTGACGAGATAAACGGAAATATCGAAGAAGAGGTCGTCAAATCGACTGAAGCCGGTAAAACTGAGAATGAACCAACGGAGCTTCGACAACGCAGTATCAACCGTAAATCTAGTTTCAACAG GTGGTTCTCTAAACA CACAAGCGAACAGACGGCAGGCTCAAATGGTCTCGGGCGTATACAGCTAACACTTAGATACAGCCAACAGAGAAATCGTTTAGTGGTTGTTATACATAAATGCAT taatttggTTCCTTGCGATGACGATCGACTCGCCGACCCGTACGTCCGAATTTATCTGCTTCCTGAGAAAAATACGATCGGAAAAAAGAAAACTCAAACTAAAAAGAACACGTTGAACCCGGTGTTTGATGAAAC
- the LOC141907869 gene encoding extended synaptotagmin-2-like isoform X6, with product MPAAGEAESAGAAAAGAAPVDGRQTQQNTLLLNLLILYFRLVVLLLAVWLLGYFGFSASWVMIGLFVYIFNERYKRKRQLQIEIAHELARDEKKSILARVEDLPSWVYFPDIERAEWVNKMISKMWPYIGEMTTEILIKTVEPKIVESMPGYLKSFKFSKIDLGDIPPRIGGVKCFIDNVKRDEIILDVDLIYMSDADIKVSIRGLQAGIKDIQIRGKLRVEFKPLIPVSPLIGGLRVFFLTNPYVNFNLTNLADALDVPGLSDILRGVICEQIANFLVLPNSIPVSLCDNIDLSRLQHPQPQGVLRINVDKAKDLIKADIALVGKGKSDPYVVLHVGAQTFKTKTVNNSLDPVWEEYFEAIVDQRSGQMLELEVFDEDPGNKDDFLGRGTVDIEAVADKGKMSTWLYLEEVKSGSVRLQLTWLHLSPDVSQLDDTGVETQHHQLSAAILMVKLDNAKSLPISRKTGEPSPYAVLSVTGNKEAESAVKLNTPDPTWDEHFKFLVNDPNIQNLDVEIKDKKSGESLGKMYVPLKLLLTEPNMTQEQPFVLRDSGANSTVTMRLCMRILTAEKPYEENSEETNEDLIKTSSPTSTPSSSPTTKDAPPPQTDEINGNIEEEVVKSTEAGKTENEPTELRQRSINRKSSFNRWFSKHTSEQTAGSNGLGRIQLTLRYSQQRNRLVVVIHKCINLVPCDDDRLADPYVRIYLLPEKNTIGKKKTQTKKNTLNPVFDETFEFPVNETDLKSCQLDIAVKNSVSVFSMARHEMGQILINLGTTDLTKALTEWFDLEPEQDHNSTSLESSV from the exons ATGCCTGCAGCGGGAGAAGCGGAGTCTGCaggagctgctgctgctggagCAGCGCCCGTTGATGGTCGTCAAACTCAACAGAATACGCTATTACTAAACTTGTTAATTCTCTATTTTCGCTTGGTGGTTCTCTTATTAGCTGTTTGGTTGTTGGGATATTTCGGATTCAGCGCTAGTTGGGTGATGATAGGATTGttcgtttatattttcaacgaGAGGTATAAACGTAAGCGTCAGTTACAGATTGAGATCGCGCATGAACTCGCTCGTGATGAGAAAAAATCGATTCTCGCTCGGGTCGAGGATTTACCATCCTGG GTTTATTTTCCTGATATTGAACGAGCAGAATGGGTTAACAAG ATGATTTCTAAGATGTGGCCGTATATCGGAGAAATGACCACCGAGatattgattaaaactgtCGAACCTAAGATTGTAGAAAGTATGCCCGGATATCTGAAATCATTCAAGTTTTCCAAAATCGATCTGGGTGACATC CCACCTCGTATTGGAGGagtgaaatgttttattgacAACGTGAAACGTGATGAAATAATTCTCGATGTTGATTTAAT ATACATGAGTGATGCAGATATAAAGGTATCTATTCGAGGTTTACAGGCAGGAATTAAGGACATTCAG atTCGTGGTAAATTACGAGTGGAATTTAAACCATTGATTCCGGTATCTCCTCTGATCGGTGGACTTcgtgttttctttttaacaaATCCC tatGTTAATTTCAATCTGACGAATCTAGCCGATGCGTTAGACGTTCCCGGACTCAGCGATATTCTCAGAGGTGTCATCTGTGAACAGATCGCTAATTTCCTCGTTCTTCCAAACTCGATACCGGTTTCTCTTTGTGATAACATCGATTTAAGCAGACTGCAGCACCCTCAACCGCAG GGAGTTTTACgtataaatgttgataaagcGAAGGACTTGATAAAAGCTGATATCGCGTTGGTCGGTAAAGGAAAATCTGATCCTTACGTAGTTTTACACG TTGGAGCCCAAACTTTCAAGACTAAAACGGTCAACAATTCTCTAGATCcagtttgggaggaatattttgag GCCATCGTCGACCAGCGAAGCGGACAAATGTTGGAATTGGAAGTTTTCGACGAAGATCCCGGAAATAAGGATGATTTCTTGGGCAG GGGTACTGTTGATATTGAAGCTGTTGCTGATAAAGGTAAAATGAGCACT TGGCTGTATCTGGAAGAAGTGAAATCAGGCAGCGTTCGTCTTCAGTTAACGTGGTTACACTTGAGTCCCGATGTTTCGCAACTTGATGAT ACCGGTGTCGAAACTCAACATCATCAACTTTCCGCCGCTATTCTCATGGTGAAATTAGACAACGCTAAATCTTTACCG ATTTCTCGTAAGACCGGTGAACCGAGTCCGTACGCCGTGTTATCCGTTACCGGAAATAAAGAAGCCGAAAGCGCCGTGAAATTGAATACACCGGATCCGACATGGGACGAACATTTCAAATTCCTCGTCAATGATCCCAATATTCAAAACCTCGACGTAGAG ataaaggaTAAGAAAAGCGGCGAATCATTGGGGAAGATGTACGTTCCTCTGAAACTACTGCTAACTGAACCCAATATGACACAAGAACAGCCGTTCGTACTCAGAGATTCGGGAGCTAATAGCACAGTCACTATGAGATTGTGTATGAGG ATATTGACGGCTGAAAAACCATATGAAGAAAACAGTGAAGAAACGAACGAAGACTTAATCAAAACATCTTCCCCGACATCGACTCCTTCCAGCAGCCCGACGACTAAAGACGCTCCGCCGCCGCAAACTGACGAGATAAACGGAAATATCGAAGAAGAGGTCGTCAAATCGACTGAAGCCGGTAAAACTGAGAATGAACCAACGGAGCTTCGACAACGCAGTATCAACCGTAAATCTAGTTTCAACAG GTGGTTCTCTAAACA CACAAGCGAACAGACGGCAGGCTCAAATGGTCTCGGGCGTATACAGCTAACACTTAGATACAGCCAACAGAGAAATCGTTTAGTGGTTGTTATACATAAATGCAT taatttggTTCCTTGCGATGACGATCGACTCGCCGACCCGTACGTCCGAATTTATCTGCTTCCTGAGAAAAATACGATCGGAAAAAAGAAAACTCAAACTAAAAAGAACACGTTGAACCCGGTGTTTGATGAAAC